The following coding sequences lie in one Notolabrus celidotus isolate fNotCel1 chromosome 6, fNotCel1.pri, whole genome shotgun sequence genomic window:
- the LOC117815080 gene encoding ETS domain-containing protein Elk-3-like, whose protein sequence is MDSAITLWQFLLQLLLDQSHKHLICWTSTDGEFKLLKSEEVAKLWGLRKNKTNMNYDKLSRALRYYYDKNIIKKVIGQKFVYKFVSFPEILKMDPQAVEMGLASGRFPLQEGEASELEVEEEEEEEGEEEAQRRTLAALGAQQCRNDYLRSGLYSSFSISSLQNQPELLRALRERQEEPRSVIRFGTNANERSPPPSSKPESYIPPRLSKLHSPTSPHTKSHRSTGSWSPAAKEEEEEDSDHSAQPLNLSSGHRERALQPPEKRSSSSVRKSSTSSSSNQGDGLPPKSKKPKALEISAPSLLLAGSDIGSIALNSPALPSGSLTPAFFTAQTPSGLLLAHSPLLSGIHFWSSLSPVAPLSPARLQGHSSLFQFPSLINGHMPVPLPNLEGTPSSLLLSHNTHKS, encoded by the exons atgGACAGTGCCATCACTCTGTGGCagttcctgctgcagctgctgctggaccAGAGTCACAAGCACCTGATCTGCTGGACGTCCACAGACGGAGAGTTCAAGCTGCTGAAGTCAGAGGAAGTGGCTAAGCTGTGGGGGCTGCGCAAGAACAAGACCAACATGAACTACGACAAGCTGAGCAGAGCGCTGCGCTACTACTACGACAAG aacaTCATCAAGAAGGTGATTGGCCAGAAGTTTGTCTATAAGTTTGTGTCCTTCCCTGAGATCCTGAAGATGGACCCTCAGGCGGTGGAGATGGGTCTGGCATCCGGAAGGTTTCCCCTGCAGGAAGGAGAGGCCTCtgagctggaggtggaggaggaggaggaagaggaaggggaggaggaggcccAGAGGAGGACTCTGGCAGCCCTTGGGGCACAGCAGTGTCGGAATGACTACCTCCGCTCAGGTCTCTACTCCTCCTTCAGCATCAGCTCCCTGCAGAACCAGCCCGAGCTGCTCCGCGCTCTGCGGGAGCGCCAGGAGGAGCCGCGCTCCGTCATCCGCTTTGGCACCAATGCCAACGAGAggagcccccctccctcttcaaaGCCAGAGTCCTACATCCCTCCTCGGCTGTCCAAACTCCATTCCCCTACCTCTCCTCATACCAAATCCCACAGGTCCACGGGAAGCTGGAGCCCTGCAgccaaagaggaggaggaggaggactctgACCACAGCGCTCAGCCCCTGAACCTCTCCTCTGGGCACAGGGAGCGAGCCCTGCAGCCTCCTgagaagaggagcagcagcagtgtcagAAAAAGCtctactagtagtagtagtaaccAAGGAGATGGACTCCCACCCAAAAGCAAAAAGCCCAAAGCTCTGGAGATCTCCGCCCCATCCCTGCTGCTGGCAGGGAGCGACATCGGCTCCATCGCTCTCAACAGCCCCGCGCTGCCGTCTGGCTCCCTCACTCCCGCCTTCTTCACTGCACAG ACTCCCTCCGGTCTGCTGCTGGCTCACAGTCCGCTGTTGTCAGGGATCCACTTCTGGAGCAGCCTGAGCCCCGTCGCTCCACTCAGCCCCGCCCGGCTGCAGGGCCACAGCTCCCTCTTTCAg TTCCCCAGCCTAATCAACGGACACATGCCCGTCCCCCTGCCAAACCTGGAAGGAACACCCTCTTCTCTGCTCCTGTCCCACAACACCCACAAATCCTGA